TTCTCGATTCTCGCCAACGCGGTCCGTGTCGTGCGCGAGTACGAGCGGCTGGTCGTGTTCCGGCTCGGGCGGCTGATCGGCGAGAAGGGACCGGGCCTGGTGCTGCTGATCCCGGTCGTGGACCGGGCGGTCAAGGTCGGGCTGCGCACCGTCACGATGGACGTGCCGCCGCAGGACATCATCACGCGCGACAACGTGACGGTGAAGGTGAACGCCGTCATCTACTTCCGTGTTATGGACTCGCAACAGGCCGTCGTCCAGGTCGAGAACTACCTGTACGCGACGAGCCAGATCGCGCAGACGACGCTGCGCTCGATCCTCGGTCAGCAGGAGCTGGACGAGCTCCTCTCCGAGCGCGAGAAGCTCAACATGGCGCTGCAGCAGGTCATTGATCGCCAGACGGAACCGTGGGGCGTCAAGGTCACCACGGTCGAAGTCAAGAACGTGGATCTGCCGCAGGAGATGCAGCGCGCGATCGCCCGCCAGGCCGAGGCCGAGCGCGAACGCCGCGCCAAGGTGATCAACGCCGAAGGCGAGTTCCAGGCGGCGGCGCGGCTCGCCGAGGCGGCGGCCGTCATCGCCCGCGAGCCCGCGGCGATGCAGTTGCGCTACCTGCAGACGCTCTCGGAGATCGCCACCGAGAACAATTCGACGACGATCTTCCCGATTCCGATCGACCTGCTGCAGGCGCTCTCGAACTTGGCCGCGCGCAAGGGCTAGGCGTTCTCGGACGGCACCTGGCCGCGGGAGCGACGCGTCGTGAGGATTGCCGTCACCGGCGCGAGCGGGTTTCTCGGGCGCCCGCTGGTGGCGCGCCTCGCCGGCGCCGGGCACGAAGTGGTGCGGCTGGTCCGGCGCGCGCCGCGGTCGGCCGACGAACGCGCCTGGGATCCCGTCGCCGGAGTCCTCGACCGCTCCGCCCTCGCCGGGGTCGAGGCCGCGGTGCACCTCGCGGGGGCGGGCCTCGCGGACGGCCGGTGGACGGCCGCGAGGCGCACCGCCATTCGCGGCAGCCGCGTGGACTCGACGCGGCTGCTGGCGGAGACGCTGGCGGGTCTCGCGCCGCGCCCCCGCGTGCTGATCTCCGCCTCGGCGATCGGCATCTACGGCGATCGTGGTGAGGAATGGCTCGAGGAATCGAGCGCGCCGGGCGCCGGATTCCTCGCCGGGGTCGCGCGCGAGTGGGAGGCGGCGGCCGCACCCGCGGCGCACGCCGGCATCCGTGTGGCTCATCCGCGCACGGGAATCGTGCTCGCGCCCCACGCGGGGGCGCTCGCGGCGCTGCTGCCGCTCTTCCGGCTCGGGCTCGGCGGGCGGCTGGGTTCGGGGCGGCAGTGGTGGAGCTGGGTCGCACTGACGGATGCCGTTGGTGCGATCGTCCACGCGCTGGCGGACGACCAGGTGCGCGGTCCGTTCAACCTCGTCGCGCCGGCTCCGGTGCGCTGCCGCGCGTTCGCGAGCGCGCTCGGCCGTTCGCTCCGGCGGCCCGCGCTGCTGCCGGCGCCCGCGTTCGCGCTGCGGGCGTGGCTCGGCAGGGCCCGCGCCGACGAACTGCTGCTCGCAAGCCAGCGCGTCCTGCCCTCGGCGCTCGCGCGGAGCGGCTTCGAGTTCACCTCGCCAGACCTGGACGACACGCTCGTGCGGCTGTTGCGATCGTCGCCCGGGAAGTGACCGGGGGCCCCGACGGCGCGTTGCTCATGGGTCCACGCGGGGCTCCGGGCAGCGGTGCGCACGCGGCGTCTTTTCCCGCTTGTCGGGAGCGCGCCCGTCTGGCTAACCTGCTGGCCGTGACCGCCCTTCCGCGCAAGCTGCTCGCGATCGCCGCGTGCCTGGTGCTCGCCGGATGTTCGTCGTCGCCCGCTCCCGGTCCGCTGACGGCGCCTCCGCCGCTGCCTCCCCGCGTCGTTTCGGGCGCGCCCGACACGGCGGGCGTGTCGGTCGGCTCGCCGAACGCGCTCTACCGATTCCGCTTCAAGCAGACCGAGCCGGGAGGGGACTTCAACTTCCGCGACCGCGACCTGACCTTCTATTTCCGGCCGACGCCGAC
The window above is part of the Candidatus Eisenbacteria bacterium genome. Proteins encoded here:
- a CDS encoding TIGR01777 family protein; translated protein: MRIAVTGASGFLGRPLVARLAGAGHEVVRLVRRAPRSADERAWDPVAGVLDRSALAGVEAAVHLAGAGLADGRWTAARRTAIRGSRVDSTRLLAETLAGLAPRPRVLISASAIGIYGDRGEEWLEESSAPGAGFLAGVAREWEAAAAPAAHAGIRVAHPRTGIVLAPHAGALAALLPLFRLGLGGRLGSGRQWWSWVALTDAVGAIVHALADDQVRGPFNLVAPAPVRCRAFASALGRSLRRPALLPAPAFALRAWLGRARADELLLASQRVLPSALARSGFEFTSPDLDDTLVRLLRSSPGK
- a CDS encoding slipin family protein, encoding MPTAIVFIVLVIFVAFSILANAVRVVREYERLVVFRLGRLIGEKGPGLVLLIPVVDRAVKVGLRTVTMDVPPQDIITRDNVTVKVNAVIYFRVMDSQQAVVQVENYLYATSQIAQTTLRSILGQQELDELLSEREKLNMALQQVIDRQTEPWGVKVTTVEVKNVDLPQEMQRAIARQAEAERERRAKVINAEGEFQAAARLAEAAAVIAREPAAMQLRYLQTLSEIATENNSTTIFPIPIDLLQALSNLAARKG